Part of the Aquimarina sp. MAR_2010_214 genome is shown below.
TCTATAAGATTTACCAATACTTCTGTATCAGTTTCTGAAGTGAATGTATATCCTCGATTAATCAATTCTTTACGAAGAGCATCATAATTTTCTATGATTCCGTTATGAATGATTACCAGGTTCCCTGAATTAGAATAATGTGGATGCGAATTCACATCGTTAGGAACCCCGTGTGTGGCCCATCTTGTGTGTCCTATTCCTATAGTTCCTTTTGTAGGAATTTCATTTAGTAATCGCTTTTCCAGATCTACTACTTTACCTTTGGTTTTACACAATTTAATGTCGTTCCCATCATAAAGAGCAATCCCAGCAGAGTCATAGCCTCTGTACTCTAATCTTTTTAAACCTTTTAAAACAATTGGATAGGCATCTCTATACCCAATGTACCCTACAATTCCGCACATGATTTAAGTTTTTAAAATATTGTTAGTTTTCCTTTGATTTTGTATAAAAAATATTAAGCTTTAAACGTTTAGATTCAGGAACACCTGCTCCATTTCCATAGAGAATTGTTCCTTCATGGGAAACTATTGATGATGTAGGAATTATCTCACTATCATCTTTATTTGTAGGGGTATTATCAATTATAGTAGTAATGTTTACATTTTGAGATACTGACAGTCCTAGTTTGGCATTTTTCAATTCGCCTTTTATAATGTTTAGGATATATTGGGTCATTCTTATTTTATAAAATTCTCCATTCTTATCAGAATCACGACTAATTCTTCCCAGGTGACTAATGGCAGAAACTAAAGGAATATCAGTATTAATACTACCATCCAAAAAGTAATCAAGAAGAACTTCTCCCGTTTCAGCATTGAATATAAAAACTCTTTCTGGTTCTGCATCTCCTCCTGTCACTTCATTCTGATTAATGTAAAATTTTATACTTGCATCATTAATTAACCAATTTTGTCGTTTTAAAAAACTAAGCTCATTTTCCTGTTCTCCTTTTTCATTTGTCACATTACCACTAAACAAATCTATTATAGCATATGAGCCGTCTCCACCTTTTAGATATAAATTATCTTCTCCATTTACTGTATCCTGATTTTCTTTTTTTAATTCCTCTGCGATAGGTTGACCATTACTTAGAGTTCCATCTAATTTGGTGGTAATAGAATTAATAAAAGTATTCCCAAAATTCAATTCCAATTTATCTTGTTTACGTATAGTATTACCATTTGTGGTTTCATCAAAACTATAATGAAGAGTTATCTTTGCATCTCGTGTATTAAGGTATATTAAATTACCGTTATTATTAATAGGTTCTGCTTTAACATAAATTCCTCTAAAATAATTTCTGAAATTATTAGCATTACTAAGCTCTACACTACCTTGTTTATCTATAAACCATGTAGAAAACAGTGCTTTTATATCATCTGGAAGCTCTACTCGTAATCTAGGAGCTAGTCTTTCTCTTTTGGTTGTAGTCTCACCAGTATCGGTAACAGTTTCAGTCGTTACAATAATTTCATCAGCAGAAGGAACAAAGTCATTATTAGTGTATAATAAATTCTCAGGTTTCTCTACTTCAGGTTTAAAACCAGAATTAGGATCTATGTCTGGATCTATGTCATTAGAATAATATACTTGTCTTTCGTTGGATTCTGGATCAAAATCTCTTAAAAAATAATCGGATTTATACACCGATAGCTTAAAAGGTTGGTTTCCATAAATCGAATCTAATCTATAAGTAGTTGCGGTCTCTGTAGCATCTCCTACTTGAACCGGCGCTGTGCTTGTCGCTGTACTAAAATATGGTAAACTCAATACAACTTTATCTAACACTGCATTAGTTCCAAAAGATGGATTTAATTTTGATAGTTGAACCTGAGACAAAATACCATACACAGATTGCCCGTATATAGGATCATCATAAACTCCTAATAAATTAGAATGTACAGCACCTTGTTGATCAGCCACCAAATTATTAGTTCGTACTCTTTCGAATTTTTTACTATATGCTATTGGTGTTATAGAGTATTGCTTGTCTTCAAAATTAACATCTCCGAGAACCTCACTACCAACAGAATCAAAATCGTCGTCACAAGACAAAAAGGTAAAAACAACAGCTACTATAGCCGTTATTCTAATTAAAATATTCTTCAATTTCATAAATAATTTCATCGTTTTTACTTACACCAATACCTCTGTTTGATAGAAGTTTTCATAGGCGTCAGCAAATTCATCTGGTTTTTTATATTCTAAAACTGGTTGGTCTATTGTTTTTAAATGTTCTACAAGCTCTGATGGAATTTCTTCGGATCCCACAATAATTGCATCAGAATTATCAACAGCTACCTTCATAAGATTACTATATGTTGGTTGAGCCAGATCACTTATTTTTTCTTCATCTATTCCATCAAACTTCACCTTTTCCATCATATTTTTATCCAATATCCCGTCATAACCATTATTATACACTGAAGTAACAATTTTGCTCTGACCAAAAAGAGGTTCATTAGCATAATAATTCTTTAAGTATAATGGCAAAAGAGAAGCTAACCATCCATGTACATGAATTACATCTGGTGACCAGTTTAATTTTTTAACTGTTTCGATAACTCCCTTAGCAAAAAAGATTGCTCGTTCATCATTATCAGGAAATAACTTCCCTTCTTCATCAGTTAACGTTGCTTTTCTTTTAAAATAATCCTCATTATCGATAAAATAAACTTGCATTCGCTCTTTTGGAATAGAAGCAACTTTAATAATAAGAGGCATATCCAAGTCATTAATTACTAAATTCATACCCGAAAGTCGAATCACTTCATGCAACTGATGCCTTCTTTCATTGATATTGCCATATCTAGGCATAAAAATTCTTATTTGCCCCCCCTTGCTATTTACCATTCTTGGCGCTTCAAAAGACATAGATGAGATTTCAGTCTCTGGCAGGTAAGGTATTACTTCTGATGATACGTACAATATCCTCTTATCTTTCATATAATCGATACTTTTATCGTCCTCCTTTTGGAATTAATTTTGCAAAATTACGAAAATTTATGCAGTCTGCCAGTAATATCTTATTTTTGCACGCCTTTAAGTTATACATCAATGCGGGTACACGGAAAAAGACGAGACATACTAGAAGATGTTGCAGCTTTTAATAAGCAGAACAAAACTATTGGATTTGTTCCCACTATGGGAGCTTTGCATAAGGGTCATCTTGCCCTGATAGAAAGAGCTCTTAAGGAAAATCAAAAAGTTATAGTTAGTATTTTTGTGAACCCTACACAATTTAATACTACCGAAGATTTGGTTAATTATCCTCGAACTTTAGATTCTGATATTGAGCTTTTATCAGAATTATCTAAAGAGATAATTGTATTCGCTCCTACACCAAAAGAGATGTATGGCGACGATATGATATCTATTAAGTACGATTTTAAAGGACTAGAAAATGAAATGGAAGGCAAATTTAGACCAGGTCATTTTGATGGGGTAGGAACCGTTTTAAAACACTTCTTTATTATTGTTTCTCCAGATAAAGCATACTTTGGCGAAAAAGATTTTCAACAACTTCAAATTGTTAAAAAATTAGTTGAAATTGAAAAAATGTCAGTTCAAATCATTGGCTGTCCTATTTATAGGGAAAACAATGGATTGGCTTTAAGCTCTCGAAATAAAAGACTCAGTCAGAAACAACTTAGCGAATCCCCGATGATTTATTCAATCCTAGAACAGGTGAAAAATGACTTTGGCACAAAAAGTGTTTATACCTTAAACAAATGGGTATCAGAGCAATTCAAAAAAAATGACGAGTTAAAATTAGAATACTTTGAAATTGCAAAGGTATCTGACCTAAAATCCATTAAACGAAAACGAAAAGATATCAAATACAGAGCTTTTATAGCTGTATTTGCAGGAGAAATAAGACTCATTGATAACATTGCCCTAAATTAAAAATAACTAACTTTGTAACATGTTTGTACACGTAGTAAAATCAAAAATTCATCGCGTTAAAGTAACCGGTGCCGATCTTAATTATATCGGAAGTATAACCATAGATCAAGATCTAATGGATGCTGCCAATATTGTTGAAGGTGAAAAAGTACAGATTGTAAATAATAACAATGGAGAGCGTTTAGAAACATATGCTATCCCAGGACCTAGAAATAGTGGTGAAATAACACTAAATGGTGCTGCTGCAAGAAAAGTAGCAAAAGGAGACGTATTGATACTAATCACCTATGCTATGATGGATATTGAAGAAGCCAAAAACTTCAAACCAAGACTTCTTTTCCCAAATGAGGAAAATAATTTATTAAAATAGATAGTGAATCCTAAACTTATAAAGTTTCTAAAAATTATACTCCCATTAGCATTGGGAGTTTTTTTAATTTGGTATTCTATCACATCAGCCACCCCAGAAGAAAGACAAAAAACGCTTCAATATATTACGCAAGCAGACCCTAAGTGGATTATCCTCTCTGTTATTATGGGAATTATTTCTCATCTCTCGAGAGCATATCGTTGGAAATTTTTATTAGAACCTTTGGGATACCAGATCAAACTGTCCAATAGTTTTATGGCCGTTATGGCAGGATACCTTGCCAACCTGGGAATCCCGAGATCTGGAGAAATTCTACGAGGCGGTACAATATCTACATATGAAGGTGTTCCTTTTAAAAAAGCTTTTGGAACCATTATCTCTGAGCGAGTTATCGACTCTATTATGCTATTACTTGTAATAGGGATTACATTAATCTTTCAATCTCAGGACTTATTCTTATATCTAGAAGAAAAAATTACCAATACATTTATACTACTTATTGCATTAATAGGAGCCATTTTATTAGGAATAGTATTCCTTAGGATCATAAAAAAGTCTTCGCACCCTGTATTGATTAAAATAAAAAATTTTGGAGAAGGCCTCTTAGAAGGTGTTAAAAGTATTTCTAAATTAAAACAAAAAAGCGCTTTTATTTTCCATACATTTCTAATCTGGGTACTTTATATTGCCATGTTTTATGTCATAAAATTTACTGTTCCCGAAACAGCAAATCTATCTATTGGCCCTATGCTTGCTACTTTTGTAGCCGGGTCAATTGCCATGTCAACTACAAATGGAGGAATAGGAGCTTTTCCAATTGCTACAGCAGCCATTTTATTTTTATTCAATATCGAAAAACCAGCAGGGGAAGCTTTTGGATGGATATTATGGGGCTCACAAACCGCAATAAATGTAATCATTGGTGCGTTATCCTTTTTGTTTCTCCCTATCTTAAACAGAGAAAAATAAGGAAATAATTTATATATTGTCCCTTGCTTAACCTTAATCCTAATACTTATGAAAAAAAGTGTGACTCTTATTATAGCTTGTATTTTTGTTATTTCCAGTTATGGTCAGACAATATATGAGTCTTTCAGATCTATCAAATTAGACCAAAGTAGAGAGTTAAAAATTCAGCTTCCGCGTAATTACAAGAAAAATGAAGACAAAATATATCCCTTGATTATTGTTCTTGATGGGGATTATTTATTTGAACCTGTTGCCGGAAATGTAGATTACTTTTCTTATTGGGAAGATATGCCTGAATCAATTGTTGTTGGGGTTAATCAAAGAAAAACCAGAGAAGATGATTGCAGATATGATACTGCAGAGTTTTTACCTACTCTAAAAGGAGCAGAATTCTATGAATTTATAGGACAAGAACTTGTTCCTCATCTTAATCAAACTTATCGTACTGCACAACTTAAAATTATTGTCGGGCATGATTATACAGCTAACTTTATAAATTACTTTTTATTTAAAGACAATCCCATTTTTCAAGGATACATATGCATTAGTCCAGAGTTAGGGCCACCGATGGGGGATCGAATTTCAAGTAAATTAGAGACTTCTTCTGATATTTGGTATTATCTGGCTACTGCAACTAATGATGCCGACAATATCAAAAAGAACCTCATTACACTAGATGAAAAACTATCTGCAATAGAAAATCCTGAGATGAGTTATTTCTTTGATAATTTTGAAGAATCTTCTCATTATACTTTGGTTGGAAAAGCTATTCCTAATGCTCTCGAGGGTATTTTTGAAATGTATCGCCCTATAAGTAAAAAAACATATAAAGAAGTTCTCCTTACACTAGAAACTTCTCCCTATGACTACCTTGTAGATATGTATAAAACTACAGAACAGTTATATGGTATAAAACGCAAAATAAGAATCAACGATTTTATTGCAGTATCTACTGCTCTCGAAAAGAATGAAAACTGGTCAGAATTAGAACCCTTGGGTAAGCTTGCTATAAAAGAACATTCTGATTTAATGCTTGGGTATTATTATTTAGGTATGTTCTATGAACAAACAGGAGAACCTAAAAAAGCTATGCGGGCTTACGAAAATGGTTTTCAGCTTTCTGAAGTTGCTTTCTTAACCAAAGATTATATGTTGGATAAAGTAAACAAAATTAAAGAAGATTTTGGTTGGTAAACTTATCAACTCCATACACAAAAAAAGATCCTGTTTCCAGGATCTTTTTTTGTGTATGGAGTTTTTAAAATAATAGTATTTTTACAATCTTATCAATCTTTTTATGGCTAAAACTAAAACTGTTTTTTTCTGTCAAAATTGTGGAGCACAATATTCCAAATGGCAAGGGCAATGTACATCTTGTAAAGAGTGGAATACTATTGCCGAAGAAGTTGTTCAAAAAGCTTCGGCAAGTGATTGGAAAAGTGCTACATCTAGTTCTAAAACAAATAAAACAGCCAAGCCTTTACGAATTTCAGAAATTGACACTAGCCAGGAAGCTCGCTTTAATACAGATGATACTGAGTTAAATCGGGTACTTGGGGGTGGATTAGTCCCAGGCTCTTTAACCTTATTAGGTGGTGAGCCAGGAATAGGAAAAAGTACATTACTGCTTCAGATAAGTCTTAAACTACCTTATAAAACGTTATATGTTTCCGGAGAAGAAAGCCAACAGCAAATCAAGATGCGTGCAGAACGTATTCATTCTAAAACTGATAATTGCTTAATTCTTACCGAAACTAAGACTCAAAATATCTTTAGGCAAATTGAGGAAACTCAACCCGACATTGTTATTATAGATTCTATCCAAACCTTACACAGTGATTACATAGAAAGTAGTGCGGGTAGTATTTCTCAGATCAGAGAATGTACAACAGAATTAATCAAGTTTGCCAAAGAAACTGCAACACCTGTAATATTGATTGGTCATATTACAAAAGATGGTAATATTGCCGGGCCAAAAATTCTGGAGCATATGGTTGATACTGTTCTACAGTTTGAAGGAGATCGAAATCATGTATATAGAATTTTACGTGCTTTAAAAAATAGATTTGGTTCTACTTCAGAGCTAGGGATCTACGAAATGTTAGGAAGCGGCCTTCGGGAGGTTACAAATCCCAGTGAAATTCTAATTTCTAAAAAAGAAGAAGAATTGAGTGGTACTG
Proteins encoded:
- the panD gene encoding aspartate 1-decarboxylase — encoded protein: MFVHVVKSKIHRVKVTGADLNYIGSITIDQDLMDAANIVEGEKVQIVNNNNGERLETYAIPGPRNSGEITLNGAAARKVAKGDVLILITYAMMDIEEAKNFKPRLLFPNEENNLLK
- the radA gene encoding DNA repair protein RadA; translation: MAKTKTVFFCQNCGAQYSKWQGQCTSCKEWNTIAEEVVQKASASDWKSATSSSKTNKTAKPLRISEIDTSQEARFNTDDTELNRVLGGGLVPGSLTLLGGEPGIGKSTLLLQISLKLPYKTLYVSGEESQQQIKMRAERIHSKTDNCLILTETKTQNIFRQIEETQPDIVIIDSIQTLHSDYIESSAGSISQIRECTTELIKFAKETATPVILIGHITKDGNIAGPKILEHMVDTVLQFEGDRNHVYRILRALKNRFGSTSELGIYEMLGSGLREVTNPSEILISKKEEELSGTAIAATVEGMRPLMIEVQALVSTAVYGTPQRSATGYNLKRLNMILAVLEKRAGFRLGAKDVFLNITGGISVDDPAIDLAVVAAILSSSEDIPISKDFCFAAEVGLAGEIRPVAKVEQRIQEAEKLGFSTIFVSKYNKISMQNTQIQIRMVTKIEDVVEFLFG
- the panC gene encoding pantoate--beta-alanine ligase, with the protein product MRVHGKRRDILEDVAAFNKQNKTIGFVPTMGALHKGHLALIERALKENQKVIVSIFVNPTQFNTTEDLVNYPRTLDSDIELLSELSKEIIVFAPTPKEMYGDDMISIKYDFKGLENEMEGKFRPGHFDGVGTVLKHFFIIVSPDKAYFGEKDFQQLQIVKKLVEIEKMSVQIIGCPIYRENNGLALSSRNKRLSQKQLSESPMIYSILEQVKNDFGTKSVYTLNKWVSEQFKKNDELKLEYFEIAKVSDLKSIKRKRKDIKYRAFIAVFAGEIRLIDNIALN
- a CDS encoding lysylphosphatidylglycerol synthase transmembrane domain-containing protein, with protein sequence MNPKLIKFLKIILPLALGVFLIWYSITSATPEERQKTLQYITQADPKWIILSVIMGIISHLSRAYRWKFLLEPLGYQIKLSNSFMAVMAGYLANLGIPRSGEILRGGTISTYEGVPFKKAFGTIISERVIDSIMLLLVIGITLIFQSQDLFLYLEEKITNTFILLIALIGAILLGIVFLRIIKKSSHPVLIKIKNFGEGLLEGVKSISKLKQKSAFIFHTFLIWVLYIAMFYVIKFTVPETANLSIGPMLATFVAGSIAMSTTNGGIGAFPIATAAILFLFNIEKPAGEAFGWILWGSQTAINVIIGALSFLFLPILNREK
- a CDS encoding alpha/beta hydrolase: MKKSVTLIIACIFVISSYGQTIYESFRSIKLDQSRELKIQLPRNYKKNEDKIYPLIIVLDGDYLFEPVAGNVDYFSYWEDMPESIVVGVNQRKTREDDCRYDTAEFLPTLKGAEFYEFIGQELVPHLNQTYRTAQLKIIVGHDYTANFINYFLFKDNPIFQGYICISPELGPPMGDRISSKLETSSDIWYYLATATNDADNIKKNLITLDEKLSAIENPEMSYFFDNFEESSHYTLVGKAIPNALEGIFEMYRPISKKTYKEVLLTLETSPYDYLVDMYKTTEQLYGIKRKIRINDFIAVSTALEKNENWSELEPLGKLAIKEHSDLMLGYYYLGMFYEQTGEPKKAMRAYENGFQLSEVAFLTKDYMLDKVNKIKEDFGW
- a CDS encoding DUF4270 domain-containing protein codes for the protein MKLKNILIRITAIVAVVFTFLSCDDDFDSVGSEVLGDVNFEDKQYSITPIAYSKKFERVRTNNLVADQQGAVHSNLLGVYDDPIYGQSVYGILSQVQLSKLNPSFGTNAVLDKVVLSLPYFSTATSTAPVQVGDATETATTYRLDSIYGNQPFKLSVYKSDYFLRDFDPESNERQVYYSNDIDPDIDPNSGFKPEVEKPENLLYTNNDFVPSADEIIVTTETVTDTGETTTKRERLAPRLRVELPDDIKALFSTWFIDKQGSVELSNANNFRNYFRGIYVKAEPINNNGNLIYLNTRDAKITLHYSFDETTNGNTIRKQDKLELNFGNTFINSITTKLDGTLSNGQPIAEELKKENQDTVNGEDNLYLKGGDGSYAIIDLFSGNVTNEKGEQENELSFLKRQNWLINDASIKFYINQNEVTGGDAEPERVFIFNAETGEVLLDYFLDGSINTDIPLVSAISHLGRISRDSDKNGEFYKIRMTQYILNIIKGELKNAKLGLSVSQNVNITTIIDNTPTNKDDSEIIPTSSIVSHEGTILYGNGAGVPESKRLKLNIFYTKSKEN
- a CDS encoding glycogen/starch synthase is translated as MKDKRILYVSSEVIPYLPETEISSMSFEAPRMVNSKGGQIRIFMPRYGNINERRHQLHEVIRLSGMNLVINDLDMPLIIKVASIPKERMQVYFIDNEDYFKRKATLTDEEGKLFPDNDERAIFFAKGVIETVKKLNWSPDVIHVHGWLASLLPLYLKNYYANEPLFGQSKIVTSVYNNGYDGILDKNMMEKVKFDGIDEEKISDLAQPTYSNLMKVAVDNSDAIIVGSEEIPSELVEHLKTIDQPVLEYKKPDEFADAYENFYQTEVLV